In one window of Microtus pennsylvanicus isolate mMicPen1 chromosome 2, mMicPen1.hap1, whole genome shotgun sequence DNA:
- the LOC142844207 gene encoding uncharacterized protein CXorf49 homolog, translating into MNPPEEASVPEDGIYVDSEDQTKSSSLEPRPAESSEGEGSVSGPKSSEFPVVSQLEVPEPTSVALWAEGCWQDSPVPVPEEESLEPPVEEKVVDLNFLSQPKAETVASGQRVTHLEVPEVNENPSPEGFCAENETGSSRRGLQAAGSEEARPLFPKGLEQSRAWVTPRKSTTSRMVVSEDTHLPISEPALSDELNEVQMMRVTICLKDGSQAKTGGPTETGDLARHSNVQARESFIRMPSSLLTPTPRGLTSGMERQASKELETFSSKKKQGILWGKGGAKPSYPEAPGAGGLPKASPRKKMTQKKKPLWDASAVSLGRAFHQWGQRLKSAPAEPATFPPISGVGLPGRSNKCSLLPLRPKQCKNFYTGKRPGAKRTRDLHSVAKEDTDSTKDSCSQVPFPTQRAEPSTQSMHQEFSGGDVNARSLQDPANSQPLAPSQKGILSRKSASSGDQEPPVAPLPPDPEMQQLPGTQGCPRCPELQKEIENLKKQLLALQAVNEKFQALSS; encoded by the coding sequence ATGAACCCTCCTGAGGAGGCGTCTGTTCCAGAAGATGGTATTTATGTGGATAGTGAAGACCAAACCAAGAGCTCGAGCCTTGAACCAAGGCCTGCTGAGAGCAGCGAGGGTGAAGGCAGCGTCTCTGGCCCCAAAAGCAGCGAGTTCCCTGTGGTGTCCCAGCTGGAAGTGCCGGAGCCCACATCGGTGGCCCTTTGGGCCGAAGGGTGCTGGCAGGATTCCCCGGTGCCAGTGCCAGAGGAAGAGAGCCTAGAGCCCCCAGTCGAGGAGAAAGTGGTTGATTTGAACTTCCTATCCCAACCCAAGGCAGAGACTGTGGCCAGTGGGCAGCGGGTGACCCACCTAGAGGTACCAGAAGTCAATGAAAACCCATCCCCAGAGGGCTTTTGTGCTGAGAACGAGACAGGCTCCAGCAGGAGAGGTCTGCAGGCCGCAGGTTCAGAGGAGGCAAGGCCTCTCTTCCCTAAGGGACTGGAGCAGAGCAGGGCTTGGGTGACCCCGAGAAAGAGTACCACTAGCAGGATGGTGGTCAGTGAGGATACCCACCTCCCCATTTCCGAACCTGCATTGTCAGACGAATTAAATGAGGTACAGATGATGAGGGTGACCATTTGCCTCAAAGATGGGAGCCAGGCCAAGACCGGTGGCCCAACAGAGACTGGAGATCTAGCCAGACACTCAAATGTCCAGGCCAGGGAGAGTTTCATCCGGATGCCCTCCTCCCTGCTGACCCCTACTCCCAGGGGCCTCACTTCTGGCATGGAAAGGCAGGCCTCGAAAGAACTGGAAACTTTTTCCTCTAAGAAAAAGCAAGGAATCTTATGGGGTAAGGGAGGAGCCAAGCCTAGCTACCCAGAGGCTCCTGGGGCAGGTGGCCTGCCCAAGGCCAGTCCTAGAAAGAAGATGACCCAGAAGAAAAAACCCCTCTGGGATGCCTCAGCCGTTTCCCTGGGGAGAGCCTTCCATCAGTGGGGTCAGAGATTAAAGTCAGCACCTGCAGAACCAGCCACCTTCCCCCCAATCTCTGGTGTTGGACTGCCTGGGAGGTCCAATAAATGCTCACTGCTGCCTTTGAGACCCAAACAGTGCAAGAACTTCTACACTGGGAAGAGACCTGGGGCAAAGCGGACAAGGGACTTACATTCAGTAGCCAAAGAAGACACTGACTCGACCAAAGATTCCTGCTCACAGGTGCCGTTTCCAACACAAAGGGCAGAGCCATCTACCCAGAGCATGCACCAAGAATTCAGCGGTGGGGATGTAAATGCCAGAAGCCTCCAGGACCCAGCAAACTCTCAGCCCTTAGCCCCGAGCCAGAAAGGCATCCTGTCTAGAAAATCTGCATCCTCCGGTGACCAGGAACCACCTGTGGCTCCCTTACCCCCAGATCCAGAGATGCAGCAGCTACCCGGAACACAGGGCTGTCCCCGTTGTCCAGAGTTACAGAAGGAAATAGAGAACCTCAAGAAACAGCTACTGGCCCTGCAGGCTGTCAATGAGAAGTTCCAGGCACTGTCAAGTTAA